The stretch of DNA GGCAGAACGCATAATTGCCAAATGGAATACCATACTCGTTACATGCTGCAGCATTAGCTGCATAACAGCGGTCCCTTGTTGTGCTGCCATCCTGCACCCGCAGAATAGCCAGCTCTATATGGCGATGAGCTGTTTTCCAGTCAATGACGCCCTGGTGATGGGAAATATCTATAATCTGTTTCATCCGTCTGCCTTTCACTTCCATATCAAATAATGTTTTATTCCCTGTTTTTCTTTTTTTAAAACCTCTATTTATTTTTTATCAAAAATATGGGACAGCTTACATCTCTTTTGCATATTTATAGTGCTAAGTGTCCAAACTAGCGCATATCTTATTTATAATATCGTGTTGTTTTCAACAAAGGAGGTTTTGCAAATGGCTCCCATTGATATGTTCGGATGGCTGTTATGTGTATTGTTAACCATTAGCTTTATTGCTTCAATTATTTTCCTTCCAAAAAACATAGACTCCGAAGAGGAATCGGATGAGGTCTTTTCAAAGAGTATTCCCATCAAAAAAGAAATAAAAAAGGAACATTAAGCGCTTAAGGCGCTTTTTTTTATGTGCCAAAATATACAACTGCACGCTGCAGGAGTCAAAACGGCTGCTTTGGGAATCATACTTTAAAAGAGCTTGCCCTTTTCAAAATGAATATGCTGAAAGACGTTAAAAATGGAATGTAAAGGACTGAACCTTATGCTGAACAAAACCCAATTAGCCGATTTTCAAACAGAGTTAACGAACAGAAAAAAGGAATTGGAAGCCCGTTTTGAGGGTACTGATCATTTCCAATTGCAAAGAAGCTTGTCTGACTCGACGAGGGAATTGTCCGTTTACGATAATCATCCGGGTGATGTGGGGACAGAGTTATATGAGCGGGAAAAAGATATAGCGTTGAATGAACATAGCCGGTTTGAATTGGAAGGAATCAATACAGCACTAGAAGCGATTCAAAATGAAACGTATGGTATTTGTAAAACCTGTAAAGAAGAAATTCCTGTAGAGCGTTTAGAAGCCGTGCCAACTACTTTATTTTGTCTGAAGCATTCACAGGACCAAAACATTTCAAACGACCGGCCCGTTGAAGAAGCTGTTCTTGCGCCGCCATTTGGACAGTTTGATTTTGATGATAAATCAGAAAATGTTGCCTACGATGCAGAAGACGCCTGGCAGGATGTTGCCCAGTACGGTACTTCTGAAACACCGGCGGACTTTATGAATTCGCCAGAGGAATACGGAGACATGTACGTGGAATCACAGGAAAATAAAGGTTATGTAGAGGATTATGAAAACTTTGCGGCCGTTGATATTCATGGAAACAGAGTGGACGTTTATCCAAGCAGAGAGCATAAATTGTATGAAGAAGTGCTTGATGATGAAGACTTAATGTCTTCTTTAGGCGATCTTCCTCCGGCCGAAAAAGACCCGTACACAGAACGAAAATAAACTTCTTGTTTGCCAGCTGTTCATGAGACAGCTGGTTTTTATTTCCACAATTATTTTTACACGTTATAATAAAAGAAGATTATATTGCAAAGGAGCTGGACAATGCACAGAGAAACCAACGCTTTTATTCAATAACTCATCTTGCATGTCGAGGGGGAAAAAGATTGCTGATCGATTTCTTTGAAACGAAGCGGCTCATACTCCGCAAAGTAACAGAAGCGGATGCTGCTTCCCTATTTTCAGTTTGGTCTGATCCAGCCGTTACAAGGTTTATGAACATTGATACTTTTACCCATGTGGAACAGGCGGAGCAAATGATTCGTTTTTTAAACCAACTGGCAGACGAAAACAGAGCTGTCCGGTATACTTTAACCGAGAAAAAAACGGACCAAGTCATCGGCTCATGCGGATTTAACAGCCTTGATTTCGAAAATGCAAAAGCTGAAATTGGATATGATCTTGGCCGGCTTCATTGGGGAAACGGATATGCGGGAGAAGCGGTATTATGTTTGATTGATTACGCATTTCATCATTTACAATTGATGAGAATGGAAGCAAAAGCAGAGCCTGAAAACCTTTCTTCTATTAGAGTGCTGCAAAAAACAGGTTTTTCATTTGAAGGCATCCTTCGAAAAAGCGAAAAATCAAAAGGAACATTTATTGACCTTGCTCTTTATTCACGTTTAAAAACAGATTGATTACTGCTAATCGCTGTCCTCATCTCCTGATGAGGCGGCGATTGATAATCCGCCATAAAACACCCGTGTACTACTGTTATCCTTCATCCCCCTTTATCACTTTTTTAGTTGAGACGCCTCCTTAAATTTACCGAATGTACTTTCCTCCTCGAAATCCT from Domibacillus sp. DTU_2020_1001157_1_SI_ALB_TIR_016 encodes:
- a CDS encoding TraR/DksA C4-type zinc finger protein, whose product is MLNKTQLADFQTELTNRKKELEARFEGTDHFQLQRSLSDSTRELSVYDNHPGDVGTELYEREKDIALNEHSRFELEGINTALEAIQNETYGICKTCKEEIPVERLEAVPTTLFCLKHSQDQNISNDRPVEEAVLAPPFGQFDFDDKSENVAYDAEDAWQDVAQYGTSETPADFMNSPEEYGDMYVESQENKGYVEDYENFAAVDIHGNRVDVYPSREHKLYEEVLDDEDLMSSLGDLPPAEKDPYTERK
- a CDS encoding GNAT family protein; translated protein: MIDFFETKRLILRKVTEADAASLFSVWSDPAVTRFMNIDTFTHVEQAEQMIRFLNQLADENRAVRYTLTEKKTDQVIGSCGFNSLDFENAKAEIGYDLGRLHWGNGYAGEAVLCLIDYAFHHLQLMRMEAKAEPENLSSIRVLQKTGFSFEGILRKSEKSKGTFIDLALYSRLKTD